From the genome of Nicotiana sylvestris chromosome 2, ASM39365v2, whole genome shotgun sequence, one region includes:
- the LOC104247090 gene encoding myosin-3-like, translated as MSSVIVTTYQNMGSLSTLELMLEELQQPEENTNDLPPPLPVRPITKARLPKGRRKLPEFGKEKNRDEEDGYSQVKCGLFESTRTKEDVFLDQPVHQWDSAERDSVAMTDKFCLVVDLREGAELSAVVGIQRCFRGYQARRYYHQIKIGVVALQQFVRGEIARKYHQDLTRRLTAIIIIQKHIKEHRHRRIERQLTAATRLQSVVRGWLTRKQFNLLGNGKPTCDQNIRKKNDHAEKEQETKVPRSVLLDLQRHILRTEAALERKKEENAALRLHIQHYEKKWNQYESKMKAMEKMWQDQLTSVQTSLAAERKTHSGEKTKGELRLLMHQDQDEDDGFPRTTSLQSSALNLSNEVHDSQSQQNGRINSENQLNNHHVMDMVNHFQNFVHDQCKSGQETSTLRPNDELQKLKVRFEAWKKDYKSKLREVKATMKQLGHPERGKGTKIWCGR; from the exons ATGTCTTCAGTGATTGTGACAACTTATCAGAATATGGGAAGTCTTAGTACTCTAGAGCTTATGCTTGAGGAACTTCAACAACCAGAGGAAAATACAAATGATTTGCCACCACCTTTGCCTGTTAGGCCAATCACAAAGGCTAGGTTGCCTAAGGGAAGAAGGAAATTGCCAGAGTTTGGTAAAGAAAAGAATAGAGATGAAGAAGATGGATATTCACAGGTTAAGTGTGGTTTGTTTGAGAGCACAAGAACAAAGGAAGATGTATTTCTTGATCAACCAGTTCATCAATGGGATTCAGCAGAGAGGGATTCTGTAGCCATGACAGATAAG TTTTGTTTAGTCGTTGATCTGAGAGAAGGAGCTGAACTCAGTGCAGTAGTGGGAATTCAGAGATGCTTTCGCGGCTACCAAGCCCGCCGGTACTATCATCAGATTAAAATTGGAGTAGTAGCACTACAACAAT TTGTGCGTGGTGAAATTGCAAGAAAGTATCATCAGGATCTTACTAGGAGGTTGACGGCAATTATCATTATACAGAAACACATAAAGGAACACCGTCATAGAAGAATAGAACGGCAGCTTACTGCAGCCACACGTTTGCAATCTG TTGTTCGAGGTTGGTTGACTCGCAAACAGTTCAATCTCTTAGGTAATGGGAAACCAACATGTGATCAGAACATTAGAAAAAAGAATGACCATGCCGAGAAGGAGCAAGAAACTAAG GTACCGCGTTCAGTTCTACTTGATCTTCAGAGGCATATTCTGAGGACAGAGGCAGCTCTGGAGagaaagaaagaggaaaatgCAGCTTTGAGGCTACATATTCAGCATTATGAGAAAAAGTGGAATCAGTATGAATCAAAGATGAAAGCTATGGAGAAGATGTGGCAAGATCAGTTAACGTCTGTACAA ACAAGTCTGGCTGCAGAAAGGAAAACACACAGCGGTGAAAAAACTAAGGGAGAACTAAGACTACTGATGCATCAAGATCAAGACGAGGATGATGGATTCCCAAGAACGACGAGCCTTCAAAGTAGTGCACTGAATCTTTCCAATGAGGTACATGATTCACAATCACAACAAAATGGGAGAATAAACTCCGAGAACCAGCTTAATAACCACCATGTGATGGATATGGTcaatcattttcaaaattttgtCCATGATCAATGTAAATCAGGGCAGGAAACGTCCACCCTCAGGCCTAACGATGAGCTTCAAAAGCTGAAAGTTAGATTTGAAGCATGGAAGAAGGATTACAAAAGTAAACTGCGGGAGGTAAAAGCAACAATGAAGCAACTTGGACACCCTGAAAGGGGGAAGGGTACAAAGATATGGTGTGGAAGATGA
- the LOC104247091 gene encoding F-box protein At5g03100-like translates to MSESEEEEEKADLLHVKRRKTEKTDRISALPDSLILHILSFLQMDEVIRTGVLSKRWHLLWTSAQTLIFSYSGPHDHGTYSKFVTFIDDTLLRCQPSKLNKFSVDFIYSRRFVRHVNKWITFVKNKYVEELNLHLRSRDLNEIYNLPELMYSNMCLRDLSLRHCNLVPKGEINWPSLRILEIGYAELNQDFIKKICSGCPALESLKFRSCYGIGCFNIDSKSVKKLAIKGCWDDDDDDNEEEKQLRIYARNVTSLEISGHFHKKILVLLDVKALVDAKLNVYRKPDEYIHNYEGDFKTDQNMVKDLLVSLQHVEKLSIGTWCLQVLTTLEMRTLPCPRMRCKYLTLNTHMKKWELPGITILLQSCPQVETLNIDMTSRFEEYYFGSYFKKSNDFSGGNYWISRPCWVLYLKTLRIYGFWGGNEYILSFLEVVLKNAMVLEKIFIGSSKNEPWIPTDVDYRRVANKMLSFPRSSKDAVILFSG, encoded by the exons ATGTCTgaatcagaagaagaagaagaaaaggcgGATTTGCTTCACGTGAAACGTCGTAAAACTGAAAAAACAGATCGAATTAGCGCCTTGCCAGATTCTTTGATACTTCACATCCTCTCTTTCTTGCAGATGGATGAAGTTATACGAACTGGAGTTTTGTCAAAAAGGTGGCACCTCTTGTGGACTTCAGCACAAACCCTAATTTTCAGTTACTCAGGCCCACATGATCATGGTACCTACAGTAAGTtcgttacttttattgatgataccCTACTTCGTTGCCAGCCTAGTAAATTGAACAAGTTTTCGGTCGATTTTATTTACAGCAGACGCTTTGTTCGACACGTTAATAAATGGATTACATTCGTCAAGAATAAATATGTGGAGGAACTGAATCTTCATCTAAGGTCACGAGATTTGAATGAGATTTACAATTTACCCGAGCTTATGTACTCCAATATGTGCTTACGAGACCTAAGTTTGCGCCATTGTAATCTTGTACCAAAAGGGGAGATTAATTGGCCTTCCCTTAGGATTTTAGAAATTGGATATGCTGAATTGAACCAGGATTTTATTAAAAAGATTTGTTCTGGATGTCCTGCTTTGGAGTCTCTGAAGTTTAGGAGTTGTTACGGGATTGGTTGTTTTAATATTGATTCCAAAAGTGTGAAAAAGTTGGCGATCAAAGGCTGTTGGGATGACGATGATGATGAtaatgaagaagaaaaacagCTGAGAATATATGCTAGGAATGTTACTTCACTGGAGATTAGCGGCCATTTTCAtaaaaagatacttgttcttctGGATGTAAAAGCTCTGGTCGATGCTAAGCTAAATGTTTATAGGAAGCCAGATGAGTACATACATAATTACGAGGGTGATTTTAAAACTGATCAGAATATGGTGAAAGATCTCCTTGTGTCGCTCCAGCACGTTGAGAAACTCTCCATCGGAACATGGTGTTTGCAG GTCCTTACGACTTTGGAGATGAGAACCTTGCCATGCCCCAGGATGAGATGCAAATACTTGACCTTAAACACTCATATGAAGAAATGGGAGCTTCCTGGGATAACAATCCTTCTACAAAGCTGTCCTCAGGTTGAGACCTTGAACATAGACATGACATCCCGCTTCGAAGAG TATTATTTTGGGTCGTATTTTAAGAAATCTAACGACTTTAGTGGAGGAAATTACTGGATATCAAGGCCTTGTTGGGTGCTGTATCTCAAGACTTTAAGGATTTACGGCTTCTGGGGTGGGAATGAATACATCCTTTCATTTCTGGAAGTTGTGCTAAAGAATGCAATGGTGCTTGAGAAAATCTTCATTGGCTCCTCTAAAAATGAACCATGGATTCCTACAGATGTGGACTACAGAAGAGTTGCAAATAAGATGCTAAGCTTTCCGAGATCATCAAAGGATGCTGTTATTCTGTTCTCTGGTTGA